One genomic region from Ornithinicoccus hortensis encodes:
- a CDS encoding electron transfer flavoprotein subunit beta/FixA family protein: MTNVLVCVKRAPDITGEVLLTPDGTGLDGRYSGYAISAHEECAVEIAVGIAEATDGSVTVLTLGGEEAVEQLRNALAVGAHDAVHLLAEADRFGPADVAAAIADLVRVREGDGTAYDLVLVGNDAADTGDFQVGIRLAYALDRPVVAGAQRIEVAGGVATMHVGSAEGSETYEVGLPAVATVLEGGVTPRYPSIKGRMRAKKAPVETVAPAVEPRGTGALGLRLPPPPPSQVTVLGEGPGAAPALVAVLREIGVVS, encoded by the coding sequence GTGACGAACGTGCTGGTCTGTGTGAAACGGGCGCCCGACATCACCGGGGAGGTCCTCCTCACGCCCGACGGGACGGGCCTGGACGGGCGGTACTCGGGCTACGCGATCAGCGCGCACGAGGAGTGCGCCGTGGAGATCGCGGTCGGCATCGCCGAGGCCACCGACGGGTCGGTGACGGTGCTGACCCTCGGCGGCGAGGAGGCGGTCGAGCAGCTGCGGAACGCGCTCGCGGTGGGTGCCCACGACGCCGTCCACCTGCTGGCCGAGGCCGACCGGTTCGGCCCCGCCGACGTCGCGGCGGCGATCGCCGACCTGGTGCGCGTCCGCGAGGGCGACGGCACGGCATACGACCTGGTCCTGGTCGGCAACGACGCCGCGGACACCGGGGACTTCCAGGTCGGGATCCGGCTCGCCTACGCGTTGGACCGACCGGTGGTGGCGGGTGCGCAGCGGATCGAGGTCGCAGGCGGGGTGGCGACGATGCACGTCGGGTCGGCCGAGGGTTCGGAGACCTACGAGGTCGGCCTGCCGGCCGTGGCCACGGTCCTCGAGGGTGGCGTGACGCCGCGCTACCCGAGCATCAAGGGCCGGATGCGGGCCAAGAAGGCGCCGGTGGAGACGGTCGCGCCCGCGGTGGAGCCGCGCGGCACCGGGGCCCTCGGGCTGCGGCTGCCCCCGCCCCCACCGAGCCAGGTGACCGTGCTGGGTGAGGGTCCTGGCGCCGCCCCGGCACTGGTGGCGGTCCTGCGCGAGATCGGGGTCGTGTCGTGA
- a CDS encoding electron transfer flavoprotein subunit alpha/FixB family protein, whose protein sequence is MTGPVLVLVEPEEGRASLVSREALTFARQLGDPVHALVLGAATEAALQDCREQGAAVVHEATNPELGRYAAAAWGTALAQAAGEAKAPVVLAGGTPRGTEVLAHLAARYGQPMAANVVQVVQADPLEVERQVAGGSVLERVRVNTPGILTVAGHAVAPEPAPAAGAGELRRYEARLRPGDLRAQVVRTEARSGGDSSALTGARVVVGAGRGAGGPDGFGAVDALASRLGGAVGVSRVVTSLGWRPHHEQVGQTGSRIAPEVYIACGISGAIQHWAGCASSKTIIAINTDAEAPMVTKADYAVIGDMHEVIPAILEELG, encoded by the coding sequence GTGACCGGGCCGGTGCTGGTGCTGGTCGAGCCCGAGGAGGGCCGCGCCTCGCTGGTCTCCCGGGAGGCGCTCACCTTCGCCCGGCAGCTCGGCGACCCGGTCCACGCGCTGGTGCTGGGCGCGGCCACCGAGGCCGCGCTGCAGGACTGCCGGGAGCAGGGCGCCGCCGTCGTCCACGAGGCCACCAACCCGGAGCTGGGGCGCTACGCCGCGGCGGCATGGGGCACCGCCCTGGCCCAGGCGGCGGGCGAGGCCAAGGCCCCCGTGGTGCTGGCCGGCGGCACCCCCCGCGGGACCGAGGTGCTGGCCCACCTCGCGGCCCGGTACGGCCAGCCCATGGCGGCCAACGTCGTGCAGGTGGTGCAGGCCGACCCGCTGGAGGTGGAGCGGCAGGTCGCCGGAGGGTCGGTGCTGGAGCGGGTGCGCGTGAACACCCCGGGCATCCTGACCGTGGCCGGACACGCCGTCGCCCCGGAGCCGGCACCGGCGGCCGGGGCGGGCGAGCTGCGCCGGTACGAGGCCCGGCTGCGCCCCGGCGACCTGCGGGCCCAGGTGGTGCGCACCGAGGCACGCTCCGGCGGGGACAGCTCCGCGCTCACCGGCGCCCGGGTCGTGGTCGGCGCCGGCCGCGGCGCAGGGGGCCCCGACGGGTTCGGCGCGGTCGACGCGCTCGCGTCCCGCCTCGGCGGCGCGGTCGGGGTCTCCCGCGTGGTGACCAGCCTGGGCTGGCGCCCCCACCACGAACAGGTCGGCCAGACCGGCAGCCGGATCGCACCGGAGGTCTACATCGCCTGCGGCATCAGCGGGGCGATCCAGCACTGGGCGGGCTGCGCCTCGTCCAAGACGATCATCGCGATCAACACCGACGCCGAGGCACCGATGGTCACCAAGGCCGACTACGCCGTGATCGGCGACATGCACGAGGTGATCCCCGCGATCCTGGAGGAGCTGGGCTGA
- a CDS encoding cystathionine beta-synthase, with product MRYADSIVDVVGGTPLVKLNHVTEGIAATVLVKVEYLNPGGSVKDRIARKIIDAAEEEGLLRPGGTIVEPTSGNTGVGLALVAQQRGYRCVFVLPDKVGQDKINVLTAYGAEVVVTPTSVPPEHPDSYYSVSDRLTAEIDGAYKPNQYQNLNGPLSHYESTGPEIWKDTDGTVTHFVAGVGTGGTISGTGRFLKEASEGRVRVVGADPEGSVYSGGTGRPYLVEGVGEDFWPGAYDPAIPDEIIPVSDADSFAMTVRLAREEGLLVGGSSGMAVVAGLRAAKDLGPDDVMVILLPDGGRGYLGKIFNDSWMRSYGFSEVAQEKTVREVLSAKTGQIPDLVHVHPSDTVRDAVQIMSEFGVSQLLVLGAEPPVVMGEVVGGLNEKELLDAVFHGTARMTDAVSSVVGDPLPLIGINDTVSAAREAFADSDALLVSEGGKPVAVLTRPDLLTFLSE from the coding sequence ATGAGGTATGCAGACTCGATCGTCGACGTCGTCGGCGGCACCCCGCTGGTCAAGCTGAACCACGTCACGGAGGGCATCGCCGCGACCGTGCTGGTCAAGGTCGAGTACCTCAACCCCGGTGGTTCGGTGAAGGACCGGATCGCCCGCAAGATCATCGACGCGGCGGAGGAGGAGGGCCTGCTGCGGCCGGGCGGCACGATCGTCGAGCCGACCTCGGGCAACACCGGTGTCGGGCTCGCCCTGGTGGCCCAGCAGCGCGGCTACCGGTGCGTCTTCGTGCTCCCCGACAAGGTGGGGCAGGACAAGATCAACGTGCTCACGGCATACGGGGCCGAGGTCGTGGTGACCCCCACCTCGGTGCCGCCGGAGCACCCCGACTCCTACTACAGCGTCAGCGACCGGCTGACCGCCGAGATCGACGGGGCCTACAAGCCGAACCAGTACCAGAACCTGAACGGTCCGCTGAGCCACTACGAGTCGACCGGGCCGGAGATCTGGAAGGACACCGACGGCACCGTCACCCACTTCGTGGCCGGCGTCGGCACCGGCGGCACGATCAGCGGCACCGGGCGCTTCCTGAAGGAGGCCAGCGAGGGCCGGGTCCGCGTCGTGGGGGCGGACCCGGAGGGCTCGGTCTACTCCGGCGGGACCGGTCGGCCCTACCTGGTCGAGGGGGTGGGCGAGGACTTCTGGCCGGGCGCCTACGACCCCGCGATCCCGGACGAGATCATCCCGGTGAGCGATGCCGACAGCTTCGCGATGACGGTGCGGCTGGCCCGCGAGGAGGGGCTGCTCGTGGGTGGCTCCTCGGGGATGGCGGTCGTGGCGGGGCTGCGTGCCGCCAAGGACCTCGGCCCGGACGACGTGATGGTCATCCTGCTGCCGGACGGGGGCCGCGGCTACCTGGGCAAGATCTTCAACGACTCCTGGATGCGCAGCTACGGCTTCAGCGAGGTGGCGCAGGAGAAGACGGTCCGCGAGGTGCTCAGCGCCAAGACGGGGCAGATCCCCGACCTGGTGCACGTCCACCCCTCGGACACCGTCCGCGACGCGGTGCAGATCATGTCCGAGTTCGGCGTCTCGCAGCTGCTGGTGCTCGGTGCCGAGCCGCCGGTCGTGATGGGCGAGGTCGTCGGCGGTCTGAACGAGAAGGAACTGCTGGACGCGGTCTTCCACGGCACCGCCCGGATGACCGACGCGGTGTCCTCCGTCGTGGGCGACCCGCTGCCGCTGATCGGGATCAACGACACGGTCTCGGCCGCCCGGGAAGCCTTTGCCGACTCCGATGCGTTGTTGGTGAGTGAGGGCGGCAAGCCGGTGGCTGTGCTGACCCGACCCGACCTGCTGACTTTCCTCTCGGAGTGA
- a CDS encoding cystathionine gamma-synthase gives MTADQSDTDHSGDAFRDGGFATRAIHAGQAFDPTTGAVIPPVYQTSTFVQTHVGGLRGGYEYGRGTNPTRDALQELVASLEGGRHGFSFATGLAGEDALLRALLAPGDHLLMGNDVYGGTHRLVGRLLTPWGIGLSTVEMSDPDAVRAAIRPETRMLWLETPSNPMMKITDIAAVAEIGREAGLLVVVDNTFASPALQQPLALGAHAVVHSATKYLGGHSDVLGGLVVTDDDEVAEKVGFLQFAVGGVSAPWEAFLTIRGIKTLQLRMQRHSSNAAAVAEALVGHPAVERVYYPGLPDHPGHDVAARQMSGFGGMVSLGLAGGAAAARAFAESTRVFQLAESLGGVESLVNYPAEMTHASVRGTELEVPDNIIRLSVGIEEEADLVADALGALDRL, from the coding sequence TTGACTGCTGACCAGTCCGACACCGACCACAGCGGCGACGCCTTCCGCGACGGCGGCTTCGCCACCCGGGCGATCCACGCCGGCCAGGCGTTCGACCCGACGACCGGTGCGGTGATCCCGCCCGTCTACCAGACGTCCACCTTCGTGCAGACGCACGTGGGCGGGCTGCGGGGTGGCTACGAGTATGGCCGGGGCACCAACCCGACCCGCGACGCGCTGCAGGAGCTCGTCGCCAGCCTGGAGGGTGGCCGGCACGGTTTCTCCTTCGCCACCGGGCTGGCCGGCGAGGACGCGCTGCTGCGGGCGCTGCTCGCCCCCGGTGACCACCTGCTGATGGGCAACGACGTCTACGGCGGCACCCACCGGCTGGTCGGCCGGCTGCTGACTCCCTGGGGGATCGGGCTGAGCACGGTGGAGATGAGCGACCCGGACGCGGTCCGGGCCGCGATCCGGCCGGAGACCCGGATGCTGTGGCTGGAGACGCCGAGCAACCCGATGATGAAGATCACCGACATCGCGGCCGTCGCCGAGATCGGCCGGGAGGCCGGGCTCCTCGTGGTCGTGGACAACACCTTCGCCTCCCCGGCGCTGCAGCAACCCCTGGCCCTGGGTGCCCACGCGGTCGTCCACTCCGCGACCAAGTACCTCGGTGGCCACTCCGACGTCCTGGGCGGCCTGGTGGTCACCGACGACGACGAGGTCGCCGAGAAGGTCGGGTTCCTCCAGTTCGCCGTCGGCGGGGTATCCGCGCCCTGGGAGGCCTTCCTGACGATCCGCGGCATCAAGACCCTCCAGCTCCGGATGCAGCGGCACAGCAGCAACGCCGCGGCCGTGGCCGAGGCGCTGGTCGGGCACCCGGCGGTGGAGCGCGTCTACTACCCTGGCCTGCCCGACCACCCCGGTCACGACGTGGCGGCCCGGCAGATGAGCGGCTTCGGCGGCATGGTCTCGCTCGGCCTGGCCGGCGGCGCCGCCGCGGCCCGGGCCTTCGCCGAGTCCACCCGCGTCTTCCAGCTCGCCGAGTCCCTCGGCGGCGTGGAGTCCCTGGTCAACTACCCGGCCGAGATGACGCACGCCTCCGTGCGCGGCACCGAGCTCGAGGTCCCCGACAACATCATCCGGCTCTCCGTCGGCATCGAGGAGGAGGCCGACCTGGTCGCCGACGCCCTCGGTGCCCTCGACCGTCTGTGA
- a CDS encoding YaaA family protein has translation MLILLPPSETKSTRTRGNPLDPRTLSLPDLAVPRQQAAIALAEASARPDAAEVLGVSPNLGEEIARNTRLGSAPAVAVSRLYTGVLYDALDLPTLDPGSRRRAARRVLVQSALYGALRLTDKVAPYRLSMAVNLPGLGPVAAHWRGPLAEVMPPLAGRGLVVDCRSSTYAAAWVPQGDLAGRWVQIRVPGATHMAKHTRGLVARALCVSAVDPRTPTALAGVLSERFAVELHSPRGAAKPWVLDVHPPA, from the coding sequence GTGCTGATCCTGTTGCCGCCCTCGGAGACCAAGTCGACCCGCACCCGGGGCAACCCGCTCGACCCCCGGACGCTGTCGCTGCCCGACCTGGCGGTCCCCCGGCAGCAGGCCGCGATCGCCCTGGCCGAGGCGAGCGCCCGACCGGACGCCGCGGAGGTGCTCGGGGTCAGCCCGAACCTGGGCGAGGAGATCGCCCGCAACACCCGGCTCGGCTCAGCCCCGGCGGTCGCGGTCTCGCGGCTCTACACCGGCGTGCTCTACGACGCGCTGGACCTGCCCACGCTCGACCCGGGGTCCCGACGGCGCGCGGCTCGCCGGGTGCTCGTGCAGTCCGCGCTGTACGGGGCGCTGCGGCTCACCGACAAGGTGGCGCCCTACCGGCTCTCCATGGCCGTGAACCTGCCCGGGCTCGGCCCGGTGGCCGCGCACTGGCGCGGCCCGCTCGCCGAGGTGATGCCGCCGCTCGCCGGGCGCGGGCTCGTCGTGGACTGCCGCTCCAGCACGTATGCCGCAGCCTGGGTCCCACAGGGCGACCTCGCCGGGCGGTGGGTGCAGATCCGGGTCCCCGGCGCCACCCACATGGCCAAGCACACCCGGGGCCTGGTCGCCCGTGCGCTGTGCGTCTCCGCGGTCGACCCCCGCACCCCGACCGCCCTGGCCGGGGTGCTCTCCGAGCGGTTCGCTGTGGAGCTGCACAGCCCGCGTGGTGCCGCCAAGCCCTGGGTGCTGGACGTCCACCCGCCCGCCTGA
- a CDS encoding bifunctional RNase H/acid phosphatase, giving the protein MGRSLVVEADGGSRGNPGVAGYGALVRDGDTGALIAERAAPLGTASNNVAEYSGLIAGLQAVLDLGLADDAHVEVRMDSKLVVEQMAGRWKIKHEDMRRLALEARDLARQIQWVGGTVDYTWVPRAQNGDADALSNDGMDGLTVHRDHTGAADGAPASEAPPAADPVPAVSTPTFGEVRAPVAEVVLSTETTPTLDGPCRLVFLRHGVTAYTEQHKLDGRGGSNPPLSELGRRQARAAAGAVKALVDRSDPSPVTVITSSLTRAMETGGAAAEALGITPEVDRDWDEQAFGDWDGRSIAELSEGFGEELLTLRKDPTYARPGGESAEQLTTRVLAALGRAIGRGGTVVVASHRLPITVVIGSVLGIDHDKVWSIATAPASLSALEFWPDGGVQVAFINDTHHLHDLG; this is encoded by the coding sequence GTGGGGCGCAGCCTGGTCGTCGAGGCCGACGGCGGGTCCCGCGGCAACCCCGGGGTGGCCGGGTACGGCGCCCTGGTGCGGGACGGCGACACCGGGGCCCTGATCGCCGAACGGGCCGCCCCGCTGGGCACGGCCTCCAACAACGTCGCCGAGTATTCCGGCCTGATCGCCGGGCTGCAGGCCGTGCTCGACCTCGGCCTGGCCGACGACGCGCACGTCGAGGTGCGGATGGACTCCAAGCTCGTCGTGGAGCAGATGGCCGGCCGGTGGAAGATCAAGCACGAGGACATGCGCCGCCTCGCCCTGGAGGCCCGGGACCTGGCCCGGCAGATCCAGTGGGTCGGCGGCACGGTCGACTACACCTGGGTGCCGCGCGCCCAGAACGGCGACGCGGACGCCCTGTCCAACGACGGGATGGACGGGCTGACGGTGCACCGGGACCACACCGGTGCGGCCGACGGGGCCCCAGCCAGCGAGGCGCCCCCCGCCGCCGACCCGGTCCCGGCCGTCAGCACTCCGACCTTCGGCGAGGTGCGCGCACCGGTCGCCGAGGTGGTGCTCAGCACGGAGACGACCCCGACCCTCGACGGGCCGTGCCGCCTGGTGTTCCTGCGCCACGGTGTCACGGCATACACCGAGCAGCACAAGCTGGACGGCCGGGGCGGGTCCAACCCGCCGCTGAGCGAGCTCGGCCGCCGCCAGGCCCGGGCCGCGGCCGGTGCCGTCAAGGCCCTGGTGGACCGCTCGGACCCGAGCCCGGTCACGGTGATCACCTCCTCGCTGACCCGGGCCATGGAGACCGGCGGCGCGGCGGCCGAGGCCCTGGGCATCACGCCCGAGGTGGACCGGGACTGGGACGAGCAGGCCTTCGGGGACTGGGACGGTCGGAGCATCGCCGAGCTCTCCGAGGGCTTCGGGGAGGAGCTGCTGACGCTGCGCAAGGACCCGACCTACGCCCGGCCGGGCGGGGAGAGCGCCGAGCAGCTGACCACCCGGGTGCTGGCGGCGCTGGGCCGCGCGATCGGCCGGGGCGGGACCGTGGTCGTCGCCTCCCACCGGTTGCCGATCACCGTCGTGATCGGCTCCGTCCTCGGCATCGACCACGACAAGGTGTGGTCGATCGCCACCGCGCCCGCCTCGCTGAGCGCGCTGGAGTTCTGGCCGGACGGCGGCGTGCAGGTCGCCTTCATCAACGACACCCACCACCTGCACGACCTGGGCTGA
- a CDS encoding P1 family peptidase, protein MRRTLPLLAAAALATTATLAPTLTATATGAADAEGTPGQPGEHNAITDVPGIQVGQIQADTAPFLTGTTVVYTPEMSVASVDQRGGAPATKETDLLSPLNSNPGVNAIQLGGSSMYGLSATNGIIRWLEDRGEGVPLGSAGVAPIVPAADIYDLNRGGDPKARTSPEWGYLAAEQAVDGPVRQGSVGGGTGARGGGLRSGLGTSSVYLGDGIWVGAIVIVNPAGSPVDPTDCSLHAVRYGLGEEFAGYQTPTEQECSSQASRNAQDGDEESLNTTIAVVATNAPLEKAAAQRMSGNAHDGMARAIYPIHTLADGDTVFAISTGEGEPLQINDPADSGQLNQIFNAGSVSLSRAIGKAVLSAESHDGRLSYCDTYPSACENMPQLAQWRSAGTAPDITHSEFTRATRALRQTPVPARPSKDSLSADTGQAVLPATGGDPGSGTSAGAGAGASWAPSGALGMSIAGLVLVGAVALARRRPTAAVAH, encoded by the coding sequence ATGAGAAGGACCCTGCCGCTGCTGGCCGCGGCCGCGCTCGCGACGACCGCCACGCTGGCCCCCACGCTCACCGCGACCGCCACCGGGGCCGCCGACGCCGAGGGCACCCCCGGACAGCCGGGGGAGCACAACGCGATCACCGACGTGCCGGGGATCCAGGTCGGGCAGATCCAGGCCGACACCGCGCCGTTCCTGACCGGGACCACCGTCGTCTACACCCCGGAGATGTCCGTGGCCAGCGTCGACCAGCGGGGAGGGGCGCCGGCCACCAAGGAGACCGACCTGCTCAGCCCGCTGAACTCCAACCCGGGGGTGAACGCCATCCAGCTCGGCGGGTCCAGTATGTACGGGCTGTCCGCCACGAACGGGATCATCCGGTGGCTGGAGGACCGCGGCGAGGGCGTGCCGCTGGGGTCGGCGGGCGTGGCCCCGATCGTCCCGGCAGCCGACATCTACGACCTCAACCGGGGCGGCGACCCCAAGGCCCGCACCTCGCCCGAGTGGGGCTACCTGGCCGCCGAGCAGGCCGTCGACGGCCCGGTGCGGCAGGGCAGCGTCGGCGGCGGGACCGGGGCCAGGGGCGGCGGGCTGCGCTCGGGGCTGGGCACCTCCAGCGTCTACCTCGGCGACGGCATCTGGGTGGGGGCGATCGTCATCGTGAACCCGGCGGGATCGCCCGTCGACCCGACCGACTGCAGCCTCCACGCCGTCCGGTACGGCCTGGGCGAGGAGTTCGCCGGCTACCAGACGCCCACGGAGCAGGAGTGCTCGTCGCAGGCCTCGCGCAACGCCCAGGACGGCGACGAGGAGTCGCTGAACACCACCATCGCGGTGGTGGCCACCAACGCCCCGTTGGAGAAGGCGGCCGCCCAGCGGATGTCCGGTAACGCCCACGACGGCATGGCCCGGGCGATCTACCCGATCCACACCCTGGCCGACGGCGACACGGTCTTCGCCATCTCCACCGGTGAGGGCGAGCCCCTGCAGATCAACGACCCGGCCGACTCCGGCCAGCTCAACCAGATCTTCAACGCCGGGTCGGTCAGCCTGTCCCGCGCGATCGGCAAGGCCGTGCTGTCGGCGGAGAGCCACGACGGGCGGCTCAGCTACTGCGACACCTACCCCTCGGCGTGCGAGAACATGCCGCAGCTGGCGCAGTGGCGCTCGGCGGGAACCGCGCCGGACATCACCCACTCCGAGTTCACCCGGGCCACCCGGGCACTGCGGCAGACCCCGGTGCCGGCCCGTCCCAGCAAGGACTCGCTGAGCGCGGACACCGGTCAGGCGGTCCTGCCGGCCACCGGTGGCGACCCCGGGTCCGGCACCTCGGCCGGGGCGGGTGCCGGTGCCAGCTGGGCACCCTCCGGGGCACTCGGTATGTCGATCGCCGGCCTGGTCCTCGTCGGCGCCGTGGCGCTGGCCCGCCGTCGACCGACCGCTGCGGTGGCCCACTGA
- a CDS encoding GcvT family protein yields MASVPERASVIVIGAGIVGNSLAYHLADLGWTDIVQLDKGPLPNPGGSTGHASNFIFPVDHSREMTDITADSVRQYREMGVFTQSGGIEVARTEERMEELRRRMSSARAWGIESRLVTPEEIAELVPFLDPSVVVGGFYSPSVGVVDSLRAGTIMRERAQEKGVLTVVAGAEVTGMSVVDGRIRGVQTTAGDIAADTVVICCGVWSPKLAAMAGAHIPLTPAVHQMISVGPCEVLAEQPGEISFPIVRDMDTFCYERQHGSDMEVGSYAHRPILHDPESIPSIEQAKLSPTEMPFTSDDFDPQLEQALELMPDLLGDERAEIRYAINGLLSLTPDGFPILGETPEVGGLWSAAAVWVKEGPGTGRAVAEWMTHGNPEIDLGNSDIARFYPHQRTRAHVRARTSEAFNKTYGIVHPGEQWSSGRNARLAPMHASQRELGAVFHETAGWERPHWYESNAPLVEKFGDAVMPREHEWDARWWSPVINAEHLQLREAGAVVDLSAFAMFDVVGPAALEAVERLIVAKADVPVGRVVYTPVLDERGGFRSDLTVMRLAHDTFRVVTGGGHGMVDLKWFADRMPEGATCVDVTSAVGTVGLWGPRARDVLGSLTSSDLSPEAFRFGTCSLIEVGDLPVLASRISYVGEYGWELHLPMELGGALWDRLLEAGRPHGVIPAGIGVYGTTGRLEKGYRAYGSELDTERTLAEAGMSRARLKEADFIGKRALEQQAAEGAPKSVLCSLVVQDHTSASGTKRYMLGGEPILSRDGAPLTDGHGRHPYVTTAGSAPSLGKHVLMAYLPPDQAVVGTELAVSYMEERYPVTVAAADATPLFDPDNDRLKGVAP; encoded by the coding sequence ATGGCTTCCGTCCCAGAACGCGCATCGGTCATCGTCATCGGTGCCGGCATCGTCGGGAACTCCCTGGCCTACCACCTGGCCGACCTGGGCTGGACCGACATCGTGCAACTCGACAAGGGTCCGCTGCCCAACCCCGGCGGGTCGACCGGCCACGCCTCGAACTTCATCTTCCCCGTCGACCACAGCCGGGAGATGACCGACATCACCGCCGACTCGGTGCGCCAGTACCGCGAGATGGGGGTCTTCACGCAGTCCGGCGGGATCGAGGTGGCCCGCACCGAGGAGCGGATGGAGGAGCTGCGGCGCCGGATGTCCTCGGCCCGCGCGTGGGGCATCGAGTCCCGCCTGGTGACCCCGGAGGAGATCGCCGAGCTCGTCCCGTTCCTGGACCCCTCGGTGGTCGTGGGCGGGTTCTACAGCCCCTCGGTCGGGGTGGTGGACTCGCTGCGCGCCGGGACGATCATGCGCGAGCGCGCCCAGGAGAAGGGAGTGCTCACGGTTGTCGCCGGCGCCGAGGTCACCGGGATGAGCGTGGTCGACGGCCGGATCCGCGGCGTGCAGACCACCGCCGGCGACATCGCCGCCGACACGGTGGTCATCTGTTGCGGGGTGTGGAGCCCCAAACTGGCCGCGATGGCCGGCGCCCACATCCCGCTGACACCGGCGGTGCACCAGATGATCTCGGTCGGGCCGTGCGAGGTGCTGGCCGAGCAGCCCGGGGAGATCAGCTTCCCGATCGTGCGGGACATGGACACCTTCTGCTACGAACGCCAGCACGGCTCCGACATGGAGGTCGGCTCCTACGCCCACCGGCCGATCCTGCACGACCCCGAGAGCATCCCCTCGATCGAGCAGGCCAAGCTCTCCCCCACCGAGATGCCGTTCACCTCCGACGACTTCGACCCGCAGCTGGAGCAGGCGCTGGAGCTGATGCCGGACCTGCTCGGGGACGAGCGCGCCGAGATCCGGTATGCGATCAACGGGCTGCTCTCGCTGACCCCCGACGGCTTCCCGATCCTGGGCGAGACGCCCGAGGTGGGCGGCCTGTGGTCGGCGGCCGCGGTGTGGGTCAAGGAAGGCCCGGGCACCGGGCGGGCGGTCGCCGAGTGGATGACCCACGGCAACCCCGAGATCGACCTGGGCAACTCCGACATCGCCAGGTTCTACCCCCACCAGCGCACCCGTGCCCACGTCAGGGCCCGCACCAGCGAGGCGTTCAACAAGACCTACGGCATCGTCCACCCCGGCGAGCAGTGGTCCAGCGGCCGCAACGCCCGGCTGGCCCCGATGCACGCCTCGCAGCGGGAGCTGGGCGCGGTCTTCCACGAGACGGCCGGCTGGGAGCGCCCGCACTGGTACGAGTCGAACGCCCCCCTGGTGGAGAAGTTCGGGGACGCGGTGATGCCGCGCGAGCACGAGTGGGACGCCCGCTGGTGGTCCCCCGTCATCAACGCCGAGCACCTGCAGCTGCGCGAGGCCGGGGCGGTCGTCGATCTCTCCGCGTTCGCGATGTTCGACGTGGTGGGCCCGGCCGCCCTCGAGGCGGTCGAGCGCCTCATCGTCGCGAAGGCAGACGTCCCCGTCGGCCGGGTGGTCTACACGCCGGTGCTGGACGAGCGGGGCGGCTTCCGCTCCGACCTGACCGTGATGCGGCTGGCGCACGACACCTTCCGGGTGGTGACCGGCGGCGGGCACGGCATGGTCGACCTGAAGTGGTTCGCCGACCGTATGCCGGAGGGCGCGACCTGTGTGGACGTCACCTCGGCGGTCGGCACCGTGGGGTTGTGGGGGCCCCGCGCCCGCGACGTCCTCGGCTCGCTGACCAGCAGCGACCTGTCCCCCGAGGCGTTCCGCTTCGGCACCTGCTCGCTGATCGAGGTCGGCGACCTGCCGGTGCTGGCCTCCCGGATCTCCTACGTGGGCGAGTACGGCTGGGAGCTGCACCTGCCGATGGAGCTCGGTGGTGCGCTGTGGGACCGCCTGCTGGAGGCCGGCCGGCCGCACGGGGTGATCCCCGCGGGCATCGGGGTCTACGGGACCACCGGACGGCTGGAGAAGGGCTACCGGGCCTACGGGTCCGAGCTGGACACGGAGCGGACCCTGGCCGAGGCCGGGATGTCCCGGGCGCGCCTGAAGGAGGCCGACTTCATCGGCAAGCGCGCCCTGGAGCAGCAGGCCGCCGAGGGCGCACCGAAGTCGGTGCTGTGCTCCCTGGTGGTGCAGGACCACACCTCCGCCAGCGGCACCAAGCGGTACATGCTCGGCGGCGAGCCGATCCTGTCCCGGGACGGTGCCCCGTTGACCGACGGCCACGGACGCCACCCCTACGTGACGACCGCCGGGTCCGCCCCCAGCCTCGGCAAGCACGTCCTGATGGCCTACCTGCCTCCGGACCAGGCGGTCGTCGGCACCGAGCTGGCGGTGTCCTACATGGAGGAGCGCTACCCGGTCACCGTCGCGGCGGCGGACGCCACGCCGCTGTTCGACCCGGACAACGACCGCCTCAAGGGGGTCGCGCCGTGA